The genomic stretch GAAATTCTTGAAGCACAAGGTTGATGTGCTAGACAAGGAACACTTCACATACAATTACAGCGTGGTTGAAGGTGGTCCTTTGTCGGAGACACTCGAGAAAGTCTCATACGAGACCAAGTTGGTGGCTTCCCCAGACGGAGGAACCATCTTCAAGAGCACCGGCAAGTATTATACAAAAGATCACGCTGAGATCAATGAAGAGCAAATCAAGGCTGAAGATGAAAAGGCCACAGGGGTGTTCAAGGCAGTTGAAGGCTACCTCTTGGCAAATCCTGAAGCCTACAACTAAAGCTGCTTGATTGTTGTATGTGTATCTGATTTGTCTGGTCAAAACTGTCTTAAGGCCTTCTAATAAGTGTTTgctgtttttttaattatatattctcAGTTTGCTTCTGGTGTTCCTCGTCGATTGAAATAATGTATCTCTTTGTATTAATACGTTacaaggtgtttttttttttttttctccttttctattttctctctatatatatatatatatatatatatatatatatatatatatatcaagtacGTGAAGCACAGAATTGATGAGGTTGACCAGGCAAACTTGACATACGTACGGCTACACAGTGATTAAGGGTGATGCTATGAGTGACAAAGTTGAGAAAATCTGTAATGAGATAAAGCTTTTTGCGTTGGACTTATTAGGGCATCTATTGGAGAGACATCATGCAAATAACGGAAAGCTTGTCCTCTAACTATGGAGGACTTTGTTCTAGTGCATTTGCTCATTTTACTTAAAGCCCATTTGAGATTATGTTGGGAAATAGAACTTTaatctatcaaaaaaaaaaattacaaacccaTATATAAAATTGCAAATATCTCAAAGAAACACCAAAATATTGAAGCTTTGGCTATATCTAGCTTTTGAGGACGATAAGTGCACATGTTTGCCTTTGGTGAAATTTTAAAGAACCATCACATTGCTGAAAAAGGACTTTGCTTTTCAGACATCGTTGATAAAGATGACATCTTTGACACAATGACCCAAAACAAATAATCCCTCCTTTTTATAAAAGattacacacaaaaataaataaaaacaagagaCACATGTCGCTACCCAAGTTGTTGTGGTAGCTCatgatccatatatatatagatcctATTTTTAAGGGTAGTTCAATCCGTTAAAGATCATGGCCGATGAAGCGAAAGTcaagttcaaatttttattacatttttcaCCTCTTGTATGgcgatgtaaaaaaaaaaaaaaaaaaaaaaaacaccaatatATAGATCCTGCTTTTGAATGGATagaaaactttatatatataaccggACATATCCATTTGATCTGAAAAGTCTATTTGTTcacaataaaatattgaaatttagCATTAGATCTAGTGATTAGTACCAATGAGAGAAGCCAGGGTATGGTTGCCCATTGGGCCCGCAGCCGCCTTTATTCAATGAAAGTCAATTGTcaagttgaagaaaattagaaaatggTGCACATGACTAGTTAAGGCTTTCTAACAAAAATAGGTATGcgattttttaaagaataaatcTTTTATTCACACTATAATTGACATTACATGAGTAAAATAATTGCTTACAAAAGTAAAGCATTTTACATTCATTCAGCTCATTCCATGCATGGCACTGGTATAAAATCAGTGTAAAGTATATCAGTACTCTTGTATTAAATGTCAAATGCATAAGTACTCTTCCATGTTAAGTGCTTACTCTCAAGTGAATACTTATGAGAGTGAATACTTATtgacgtgacagtgaaaatcagctttaaatctaaaattcaataaaaatccATTGTTTCACTTTAACTATTAAGCAGTAAGCCCAGAAAGTACTCATATAGCGTTTCTAATATTCAAGTAATTAATTCAATAAGTGGTTAGCCCTCCTAatccataattttctttttctttttcacattttgaaGAACTTTTGGGTTTAGTAGTAAAAGAAATAGTCGAGGTTAACACATAAATTGGAATCAAGTGGGTTACTTTATAAACAATTTCTTCTCGTTCTTTCTCCTTGACTAAATTACAAACCCTTCTcttacaaaattaatatttatttttcatagtgGGGACAtagaaaaagaattatttgaaACTAGTTAAAATTCGTTCAACTACAAGGGAGACAATCACACAAGCTAACCTTGGGGTTAGCACATAAAATTGGAATCAATTGGGTTACTTACTTTCATAAACAATTTCTGACGGTGCTTTCTTTgactaaattacaaatccttctgatctttcaaaattattatttattgtcataGTGGGGACATAGAAAAACAAATATGTGAAACGAATTAAAATTCTTTGAACTACAAGATAGGGACACATTCACACAAGCTAAACCTTGTGGCTTGTGCCTTGGATTATAAATACCACCCTCTAGTCCTCATATATCTCCCAACCTCAAAAACTCTCCACTTAATTATTATCATTCTTTCTCACATCACTTCCAAAGTCTTAGCTCATCATGGGTGTGTTCACTTATGAAACCGAGACCACTTCAGTTATCCCTCCGGCTAGGCTGTTCAAGAGCTTTGTCCTAGATTCCGACAACCTCATCCCAAAGGTTGCTCCAAAGGCCATCAAGAGCATTGAAATCATCGAAGGAAATGGAGGTCCCGGAACCATTAAGAAGATCTGCTTTGATGAAGGTTAATTTCTACCACAATAATCTCCAAGGAGTTGTACGTTTTGTGTTTCATAgcatgcatcatatatatacattatcTTGTCAATATTTTGCAGGCAGCCCATTCAACTACATAAAGCAAAAGGTTGATGAGATTGACCAAGCAAACTTTTCGTATCGCTACAGTGTGATTGAAGGCGATGCTTTGTCCGACAAACTGGAGAAAATCAATTACGAGATCAAGATAGTGGCATCCCCTCATGGAGGATCTATCTTGAAGAGCATCAGCAAGTACCACACCATAGGAGACCATGAGCTCAAGGAAGAGCAGATTAAGGCTGGAAAAGAGAAGGCCTCAGGACTTTTCAAAGCTGTTGAGGGCTACCTCTTGGCACACCCTGATGAGTATTAATTAAGGCTATTTGTGTGGTTATATTAATTTGCATATTTCCTCCATCACGTGTTAAGGTTGTCGCTATCAATTTGTTTTGGCTTGCTAATAAAGGAGTTTGCGGCTCATGTGATTGTAAGGTGGTTTTGTAATGTTCTACTTGAAAGAGAAACGTGAATGCATGTTGTTATAATTCCAACACATGTATAATGAAACCATTGTGTTTCGTGATgcaattttttggacaatttgcCTGGCAATAGGTCATCTgcaaaaaaaagtattaatcatttaattaatattctaacacaattGAGACCTATCTAAGCATTAAAACCCCTTgcatatatcaaaaaaaaaaaaaagtcatagaAGAACTTActcgtgtaaaaaattataacacataTTGCTTGGCATTTATGTGAAGGGATGTTTAACTTGTATTGATCTCGAATGTGAGTCATGTGGGTTTTTGGTACGATTACCTAACATATTGTgtaaaagaattttttggaaaaaaaaattaaaaattaatatacatcTCTTTGTGGTTTGAAATGTTTTAATTAATGGAAGGTTTTAAAAGCCTACAAAGAAGAGAGTGCCacataaaaaaagggaaagtcAAGTTCAACTCACaccatttaaataaataaccatttttcctattatcatgttttaatagtttcaaatttcaaatagatAAATGTTTCtcctattatcatgttttattAGTTACAACGAGAAATGCTtgacttcattaaaaagttcatctttTGGTCATTTTAAACCTAGGTAGCATGGCCCATTTTCtagaaatctattaatttattgtttaaaatctattaattttaaaattaactaTGCTGcctaggattaaaatggccaaaagatagactttttaatgaagccaagcatttctcttctcttttttgtggagggaaaaagacaaaataaaaagtaaatgatgtggcatcttgccacatggacttttatgggcaaaatattgagtttttattagattctagcatatctctttCATCTATTATAAACTAGTTGATTATTTCTAATGAAGATCGTcaacttatttcaaaaaaaaaaaactattatgaaCTGGTTCTGCACTTATATAAAattagtatataattttttccagCAGTttgtatagattttttttttctttttttttcttttcctttgttcttCTCTTCTTTCCCTACTGCTGTTACaaaatttcttgttttgaatAATGTTCAGAATTTTGCAATTTGCACACTACATTTAGGCAATATTGTATCATGAAGAGGACCCTTTTGCAAAACTTCTTATACAAGTTGGAGGTACTATTAATCTGAGATGGAGTAACTATCACCTTACTATCCAGACTTCAACAAATTCTCATTTCATTTATGTTCTAAATTTATTAATTCCTTCATTCATGCACCTTTGATTTTGtccaacaattttattataaCAGCaagtatttgataaaatatgatAATAGGAGAAGTTGAAACTAtaagaacaaataaatttacgGTTAATAATCCCAACTTCAACGTTTGGGTATGCTTTTTATTTATAGGAAACATTACAACGATAAGATAGAtacaatttgaatatttttttttggaagaaatctTCCTTACTTTCATTAATCAACTAGATAAAGCAAATTGCTTCATCATAATAATATCATAGATACAAGCTGAAGTCTCATCTCTCCAAATTCTATCTGTGACACACTTGGTGGCCATCCTAGCTAGACCATGAGCAGCCAAATGGGCTACTCTATTGACAAAACCACATTGCCATTGTGGAAACATAAATAATCTAAGTCGAATATCTGCCACAATGTGCCCAAAACGGCTTCGGTTATCGTTCGAGGAATTGATTGCTTCTACAACCTGTTTGGCATCGCCTTCTAAACAAATGTCTTGCCCCCCAATCTCTGCACAAAACACCATTGCTTGGTATGCAGCTAAGGCCTCTCCAGATGTTGGGTCAAGGACCCCATTTCGGGTAACTTCCCTAGCCGCTACCACCTTCCCCTCATGGTCCCTGACTACAACACCCAACCCCATCCGATTGAGAGTTTTGTCAAGCGCAAAATCCCAGTTAACTTTCCACCAACCCACTTGAGGAGCTGACCATCTGATCAAAGGTCTTATGCAAATCGGTTGTCTTCTGTCACTGCTTGCCTCATGCACCAACTTGTATTCTTCAATAGCTTTGAACACGTTCGCAACAATGGAATTCGGGTGAAGAAACTCTCCTCCATGCACAAGTTCATTTCTTCTAAGTTGTTAAAATAAACTATAgaatactagagaatatagggataaactgaatattgtatttctgtgtgatttgaactgtatacaatggggcctatttatagttgaataaggccagacagaataggaattacaatcaaggaattaatgtacaatattacaaaataatatcaaagtatatacagggaaaatatatcaaatcagcaattatggtgattatcaacaattatggtgattatcagaatataatcagaatatattttgattatattctaacatcccccctcaaactcaaggtggtaatgtagatgccaacttgagtttggaaacaagatcacggaaccgtccaggtggatgtgctttggtgaacacatcgGCCAACTGATCAGCGGAAGCAATAGGACAGAGACGGAGAGTCccctgcaaaagatgatggcgcacaaaatgacagtcgatctcaatgtgtttagtacgttcatgaaatacatcattatgcgcAATTTGAATCGCACTtcgattgtcacaaaagataggagaacTGGAGGTCTGAGGAACACCCATATCATGTAGGAGCCAACGAAGCCAGAGGAGCTCAAAAGTGGTGTCGGCAAGAACACGATACTCAGCCTCGGTGCTAGAGCGTGCAACAACTGATTGTTTCTTGCTACGCCAAGAGATAAGAgaatcaccaagtaagaaacaataacccgtggtggaacgacgatcagtgggatcacctgcccaatcagcatctgaatatacatgtaagtctaatgatgagtgagaagagaaatgcaaaccatgaaaCAGGGTGCCCTTCACGTAGCGACGGATGCGAAGAACAACCGCATAATGAACCGAGCGTGGCGCTGTCATAAACTGACTAACAAGGTGGACTGCATAGGCAAGATCCGGTCGTGTCACagtaagatagatgagactGCCAACTAACTGTCGATAGAGAGTGGCATCAGAGAGTAGCTCACCATCAGTGGCACGaagtttgacatt from Corylus avellana chromosome ca1, CavTom2PMs-1.0 encodes the following:
- the LOC132167538 gene encoding major allergen Pru av 1-like; protein product: MGVFTYENEVTSPLPPSKLFKAFVLDADNLVPKIYKHGITDLNVEILEGHGGPGTIKKFTFHEGGHLKFLKHKVDVLDKEHFTYNYSVVEGGPLSETLEKVSYETKLVASPDGGTIFKSTGKYYTKDHAEINEEQIKAEDEKATGVFKAVEGYLLANPEAYN
- the LOC132165951 gene encoding major strawberry allergen Fra a 1.05-like; this encodes MGVFTYETETTSVIPPARLFKSFVLDSDNLIPKVAPKAIKSIEIIEGNGGPGTIKKICFDEGSPFNYIKQKVDEIDQANFSYRYSVIEGDALSDKLEKINYEIKIVASPHGGSILKSISKYHTIGDHELKEEQIKAGKEKASGLFKAVEGYLLAHPDEY